The Leptodactylus fuscus isolate aLepFus1 chromosome 1, aLepFus1.hap2, whole genome shotgun sequence nucleotide sequence GTTAGCCAAAGCAAAGAGTGGATCCAAGAGGAAGAATATATATTTCTACTCTCTGTGACTCTCAAAAACAGGATGTATAACTTCAGCTTTAGAAGAGTTGGCTGCTTTGCATACTTGTGATGAGCTTGTGATCAGTAGAAAAAGAGCTCTCTGAACCAGATTAATTCGCCAATGATCTGTTGTACATTTATTGCACTTTTATTTCCAGCACTGATAACTATGCTTGGCATTACATTCACATTTCGTTTGGAGGCCATGTTGGGAGCCACCATCAGAAATTCTGTTATAATTGATGCGAAAAATAGCACAGCATTCTGGGCTACTCTCCCCATCAAAATGATAGACAATAGGACCTATTACAAGTCAATTGTATCCATTAGGCACTGCTGCTGATTGTAATACAATACTCTCTGGGTTTGTTTTTTCAGTTCCTATGATGgaaaattgataaaaaaaatattgaaagtgTTAACAGAGCCTTACAAAGCTTTAACTAACAAGTAACAACCCAATCACTTCTTGGTAATCCcaatttagaaataaaaatgtcAAAGGGATTTGATAAATATAAAAATTGCTTCCTGAGGTATTTTTCATGAGTGTCTTCTTAGTTTCAGTCTTCATTTACTTTTATAAATCATCCATAGTTTAGTTATTAAACAATCTAATTTTTTCTTCACTGACCAAAACGTACATCATCATGCTGTTAATTCTATACACTAGACAGTGTATGCAAACACAAACTCAAAAAAGATGGTGGTTAGCATCTTAACTTGAGCTGAAATTTTTTGGGTTACTTTTACGTTAAGTTCAGTAAATTGTACTATAAATATACCTGCTGTCAACAATGACTGTGCTGCTGCAACTGACGAAAATTTGTTGGCCATATTAGCTGCCATGGGGCCAATATACTGCCCTACTCTCACATGAAATTCACAGATTTGTGAATTATGTAAGGCTCCTCCTGTTCCCCCTATTTAGTACTCCTAGCAACCATATCAAACCATCAATTTCCATACTAAAATGAATATCTGTAACTGCCATGCTCAGGCAGTGTATTCATCTAAATTTACATCCAGTCTTTAGTGCATTGCAATTTTTCTCCTTGTGAACAAACCTAATATATTAGCCATAAATTGTTAAATattatcagggtctggggttgttaGGTGGGGTGGGTTTTataacacccacttcataataaacagatcctactatagtgtctattgtgaccttggacatggggtagtccttgacatccccatggatgcaacaaacactcatatgTTTttccgggataaagtccccagctatcaagctggcatgcaccagagtgaccaggctaccagagtccaacaacgcctggacagaatggccattcaacACAACTTGGCAGAGCTGTGGCCCAGTCTCTAGTTCCAATGCCGCAGCACacacaggtctggcaaataatgatcgacgcctaccagcgtcacagtccattggctcagaggtgaatggtcactgggcagcaatatgtcccctCTCATGACATCGCCAAcattgtaccagccctggtttctccagcagagagtcccttcttgtGCTGTGGACCGCCTGAAAAACCCATCACGAGCTCTTTTCTCTCCGCCCTCAAGCTTTGAACTTTTACGAAAAATAATGAAACATGTATTTTAATTTCCAAGATGAAGTTTTCTAGGGTAATGGAAAAGTATTTTATCTGTGTATAATAGGATAAAATTTACTAATCCTATGTGAGATCGTGGCAGTCCAACCCCATGATACCTATGTTCAGCAGTATGAAGGGGTTTCTTCATTCCATTTAGTACCTGGATGTCTTTTTCTTCATCAAGACATAATGGCCTGCCCATAGGGTAGCTGTGCCTGCTACTGCACCTCTGGCCATTCATTCAGTTATGGTCAtacattctattttttttatattactattAATCATTAATTTATagattttgctttttatttttaaaaatgccAATAGATACCATGTTGCCTTTTATCATGCTGTGCTCATTTATTGTATACAGAAGAACCAATCTAAATTGTGGCTAGTAGATTTAAACAAATTGTAAATATCATGAGTTTTGATATACTTTGACTTGACCACTCATCCTATAAGCAAGAATTATTTGTTACATGATTAATACAGTTAAAAAAGAATGATGTTAACTAAAGCCTGTATTTGCTTTAGATTACATTGAGTTGGCCATTGCTGTCATCTTATTTCACTTCACTGCTCAGATTACCTGTAACAAGAAAGAAGGATGTTTAATGCATTGTTCATTCTGTTTAGCCTTTGTACAATTAGCGTGAGTGCTATTTGCTACATACACTGAGGGGAATTTTCCTATGTCAGTATTGATCCGCTGTGTCCCGGACTGGAAGTGTGCCGAATTTAGTAAGTGATAAATTAGGGGTGCATCTTTGACTCATCCTAGGGCTGCATCATCCATAAGGCAAGGTGagctgctctatctatctatctatctatctatctatctatctatctatctatctatctatctgtgtgctTTATACAGTATACTGTTTGTATGTTGTGGTTTTTGTGTACAGTATAATTTGTGTCAGCACTTATTCTGCTCTTGTATAtttgaccactgcacagtaccacttttctagtcctgtatactgagtgaaattctcagtatctgctgtgATTCAGGGTAGGGTGCCTTTTCATTTTCTCCTCAGGCAGCAGGAAGGCTAGGCACAGCCCTGCATAAACTTAATCTACTTTACACCAGTTGCTTTTGTAAATTATAATTAAATCTGCTGGGCTGTGGGaaaccacatctctgcccctgaaATGCCCACCTTTTGGAAAAGTGGCATATGGGGCACAAAAAGACAAGGTGCAATTTTTACTACAATTTTCTGCCATAAAAAATGATAAATTCCCTCCACTGTCTTTAGGGAAAGGCAAAAAAATCTATGTTTTCTCTTAAAAACTTATGTAATGATTTGGGGGTCTGGTGTGAAGCAGAAAATACACCCTGTAAGAATGGTGCTATAGATATTATTACACATATACTTTACAGCAAGGGGATCAGGCATAAGCTTATGCATGCATAGCAACACATTGTGCTGCCTAAAATCACAGCATTGCTCCGCCTCCCTGACATACAATGAAAATGTGGTCCAAATATGACTTGCAAGTTACCACGACCACCACACGGTAGTTGCCAAAAATCACTAAGCCAAAGTCAACATATATTCCCTAGCCTTATAGTTATTTGCATGCTTTTTTATAGTGGCTATGTAAATCTAGCAAGGAAAAAAGGAACTGTGGTTAGGATCTTACTTTTTTCTTTGCAAATTCAATAAGTGTCTTCACCAATTTGGTGTCAGGATTCAGACACATTGGTCTTTTTCCATGCTTGAATTTAACACTAtcaagacaaacaaaaaaaaaaagttatagcagGAATTTTTTTTACCTGGATCACACTGGGATCCAGTGTAAGTCAGCTGAAGCTGCAGTTCTCTGAGGTGTAGGTGACGCGGCTAGACATGTTTGACTAGACATGTTTTCTTTATTGAGAACAACAGACATGTTAAGttccacaatattttttttttttgtcccgccATCTGTGGGGAGATCAGAACATACATTACAGTCATCAGCTTGTCTCGACAAAATTAGTGGGTGCGCCCAATGTTATTCTAATACAATGTTGTTCTGTACAGGCGAATTAAAACACTGAATGTGTTTTAGTTGCTTGAGTTAGCTTAAACCAAGTGTTAATACGTACACAACTTCCATCTTCTCACACTTGCCACTTGGTGCATACACTTCAAATCTGTTGATCTGCTTAAGATCCACATTATTTGCACCCTGTCCCTTGCACAAACAGCGTCTCTTCCCCACAAGGGACATGCCTATAAATAAAAGAAATGTTATGACTATTTATACAGGACTAATTCtgccttaacccttaagtactatcatggtgtctattatacaccactaccatagacatatcattaggaTAAAAACCATGATAGTATCTAAGGCTTAAGATGCTCTATATATAACAACTTCCCACAACCAATTCAGAATAAACAGTAGTTGGCTATAGCATCCAGAAATTACATCTTATTCTCTATACAGCAATGGCAAAATTTTAACTAGAGATAAACAGATGATCTCATTTGTCTTTATATAATAGTAGAATTTACGTCTATTAagtttttattttcttcatttaagtcCCTCAAACATATTTGTTAACAAGCAGATGCGGCTTAAGAAATAACTTCATGCAGCAAACTAGTGTCAAAATTTTAATGCATCCAACCAGTCAATAAACAGTGTAAAGTTGTTCAATAAAAATATTCACCGGCGCTTTCCAGGAACTGGACAGAAAGCAAACACGTTAGGGTATTTGCCCTAATGGCTGTCTGACTACCCTTAGTAAAATGCAGCAGCTAGGTACGATTATAGGGGACCTCTACATCACTACTTAAAAACCTGCAGAAATACAGAGGGAACAGACAAATGCAACATTTATATGTTCTCCTTCTGCCCAAAATACATCACCATAGATTTTTAGAATACAAAATATTTGTGCACAAATAACCTCCAATTTCAATGGTGCAttgaataatacagtataatgcatcaTTATTACATATACATGAAAAACATTTGCGATAATGTTACCATtcagatatacaatatattttaccattaaaatgttagttacattttttttttaatacacttgttttttatttaaaaatacttACTTTGCACGCATGTCTGAAGAAGGATCAGTGAGCAGAGGACAACAATGACTGATCTGTACATCGTGATGGATGAAAGCAGAAGTAGATATGAAAAAAAGGATTTCCCATAAGTTGCAGAGCAAAGAGGGATTTGTAACTAACAGTCCAGTGGCAGGATCCTATATAGATATCCTGCATTCACACCCACTTAATTCAGAAACCACCATGGGAAAATCCCATAGACTGATCTAACTGAATGGGACTTTCTTATATTAGCAACTTCTCATTTTTTTGAAAAGACACATGTTATCAGAAAAGGAGCTTCATCCATATAATATGGAGTAACATAAGAAAGACAGTGGAAAATGATTAACAAAGAATAATAATTGCCATTTACCAATATTTAATATTTACCAGGATGTCTACATTTATTATGCAGTTATGAGATGGGTAGAAATGCATATTATGTTCTCTTGTCTATTATAAAGGGATTTGATACTTGTATGGAGTAAGTGAATATACATATTGGTGCAtgacagaaataataataataattcatgaaATACTGTTCAAGGTTACTACAATATTACtgatggactgatttgtatccactggaagtaaacagtgaatgacagcaagcagagatcttgaaaaccatgaggaattgatacagagagtatattggaaaattgtataacttttcagtaTATACACAATAACATTCATTTGCTGAGTCTGGACAAGCCATTTAAGGACCTGTATTAACTTCTGCTTTTGTTTTTGAAGGAAATATCATTTAACTATTGCAGAATAGTCACATCTGCTAATTGTATAGCTTCAATTGCCACATTTCTTACTAGTAAGTCTCAATACAACTTTACAACCATATCACAGAAGCATTTTTTCAGTTTATGGAGCATTAAGTAAACtgctctgaacactgtataatggTCCAGCTGAGTTGTaattccctcccctcctgatagtactcgtccatagatgagtactaggggggcattcctcaccaatctcacagtacagcgctataggcgctgttgtgcggaagggcgttcctgacagactgtcagaaatgccctactgacggtgaagagctacggtactggcactgatagctcttcacccggggcacggattgtgaaagccgacagcgcgctgaattcaatgcactgtctgctttctagcggtatataaaactgcacgtgccccaggtggtgaaaggttctctttaaagggatcctatcactcacacacaattttttttttttttaggtaccacgtcggaatagccttaagaaaggctgtttgtctcctaccttttgtcgtcttctccatgcaaccgttcgcctacaatcccgggttTCTCTCGctctgcaaattagctctctcgcagcactgggggcgggccccagcgctcaaacagcactggggggcatccccaatgctgcgagagaactctctccagcgtcgcctccatcttcgtcagcagcgtactcttcagcctcttcttccggtgatggcttgtaacttctaggtcttcggccttgggcagagcagactgcacatacccacaggccacgagaaaaatggccgcttgcacagtgttgtaagcggctattttctcgcccccagtgctgcgagagaggtaatttgcataccgagagaaaccgggattgtaggcgcggagaagacgatgaggtaggagatgaatagcctttcttaaggctattccgatgtggtacatagaacaaattgtgtgtgagtgataggatccctttaagcctcgTGTGCATTTTGGTCCATAATACAGTGCACAATAGAAACTAAATTGTACACCATATTACAATCAGTACTATTCTATATTGGGTAACACATATTGAACACATCTCTTATAGGGATGAACATGGTCAGAAATATGTAAGACACCTTTACATCTTGTGCTTTTTTATGTCACATTGCTGTATATTTCGGTTCTTTTTTACAAAGAGGCCttggtaataataaaaaaaaatggttcatGAGCATTTATTCCAGACATCTCCTTTCCTAATCTCCTTTGAAGGACTTGGCTCTTCCGTGCATTTTCTCAGAAGGCATCCATTTCCCGTAATATCTAACTTGTTATTCCCCAGCCACATAAAAACAGTGACTTGCATGTAAATGAAAAGTGAAATCATTTATGATGCCTTTTCTTCCACATTTTTTATGATGTGATAGAAGAACTTTCACAAAGTAAAAATATAGTAACAAGGTGTATTGTACTTTGACCTGCTATTTATTTACTGGACTTGGTGTCACAGCAGTCTAGGACAGTTAACTCATGATCTCTCTCTTATCAATCATAGTTTCATTTAGTCTCCCAGTATCCCATAACTGAGAGTCTTAGAGTCTCCTGAATTGAAAAGCGTTGGTAAATGCAGGAAGGTATGGCCCTAAGGAATGTTAAGATCTAAACACTAAACCACAGAATAGATTCATGTACCACATTACCAGTTCACTGTCTGTTTGGAGCGGGTTGTCACATGATCCACTACTCTGCCTCCTCCATCTGTAGAGAAGAGGACCCTCTCGCAGTCTTCTACCCTGAGAGGAGCTTGATAAGCCATGGAGTAGGGTGACTGAGCATTTCAAAGACAGTGTTTTATAAATGTGACTGTGCTCCTCCTCTTCTGCAGCTCCATTGGGAAGTTGAGAAAATGTGAAATACAGGTGTTTTCAAATCTAATCTCCTGTTCCTTGTGAGCCAAGTGTAAGATGAAATCCTGATCTTTCCAATTAAGCATCCTATCCTATCCAGCAATAGGGCAGGGAGGGCCACCAGGCAGCAGTCTTTGGGCAGGGAACCAGTGAGTCTTCTTGACTGCAATGGCTGTGGAGAAGgataaggaaaaaatatatatcattgtactgtattagccaggtgatatgaaatataaagattgagtcttcagtagttgatacctttttaatggataacaaaaatgatgatagaTTGCAAGcttggagataggtaggtaactatcagggacgtatttaaaatttcacttttattgatatgtattaaatgctatacttagtacaagacaacataacaaaaatgtggtataaaatacctcaaaattcacaaaggtaatgattatgtgcaaccacttagcctgtgggggagtgggacacaccgtcctccacaatcgtttatttaccccactagtgttacacttcttatctttgttgtggataatgggaTCAAGAGCAGGGCTAGAAAAATGTGTGCTATAgccgcctttgttatctatagaaTACTGactggcaaataactccactgttatagatttttccttcccataagctggagctacagttaataattcattttgttaaaacactgaagctctctgctgtgcattaaaatgcctacaaaagaggacttgttagcaggctggtatacagagtaaccggatagtaacacctatctAAGGCTAAAGTAGTTAtccgggtagagctgctctgctgctgataaatcacatgcagctcagacagctcaattccccttgcctgctttagggctaaaacaatagccgagatTATCTTAATCTTTGCCTGAAGCAGCGTTTCAACATACTAACACTCTccctgtcagcatgaatcatcagaggcttttgttgtgcacaggagatTAACTGACCACTATCTAAATCAAATTAGCGTCTTATGATATGACTCCCGTTTCCCCCATGGCATTGATGTTTAGCCATAGGGGGGCACGAGAAAATGCTGAGTTTAAATGTGCAAAGCCACACCCCCTAGCAGACGCTATaactgtcatgacctgattgtttgttggtgtgctgttctgtcggggatttgatccgggcttctgtgatcggctgctgggttccctgccatggagccatcagtgtgcacatagtgttctggacttctgaacacacttgaggttatacgagtctaacctcaggtgttatgggtcgccatcatcctatgggaggatctgggggcctttattaggaagagggctggctccaccagttgccggtttttgtggtcccaacctagaattcttggctttaggaggaagaggagtgatttgcttgtgcttactgactaaaaaggagtttgagtgttgtttgtgtgtgagttggtttttccctccaaACTTCTATTCTGCCCTTCCCTTCAtgtctgtttgcttggcactatccggttgtttgaggtgggttccagtttatttttccccagtctcgtgtttgccctttcctcacctctccactgtccctctcctcattcctcttgttttgtactctgttgtgctgcatgtcagttgtccagcacctcccgtccggtttgtttgtctgcagctgcacctttatttctgtaggggtcaccaccctagaatccccagtccctagctttcttgcagctcttgccctgtctgtctgtcaggtcttcgtgctagagagccaggagtcgtcggggccaaggttagcttggagacagctgaccaccacccgtaggccaccgtagtgccagggatagtctccttcccctgtctccttagtggtgctatctgcagcctagaatctgtgtctggactctgacacgaacgtgacaataACCAATCAGCGTGTGCAAACCAGACCAATAGTTCTGACGGCCGGCATGCGACGTTGTGtctttactgcacatgtgcaggcgAGCACCACTCAGAAGCCGGAGGTGTGTCCTTACTCAATACGGCCGACTCCGCCCCGAGCTCCCTGCACATTCAATGACATCAGCTAGATGAGAACTGCCAGAAAGACCATTCATAATAACTCCCCAACTCCGCCCCCCTGCAGTTCAAATACACAATTGTTACAAAGGAAATGtctatacaggtgagtatatgaCCTGATGAATATATAAAACACCATGACTATATGACAGAACACTGGGATCCCCTTCCAGAGGGGGACTCACTCAGCACAACATCCTGGTACCAGCTACATGGGGATACTGCACAGGGAAAACAGATGACTACACCTCATGCATAACCCCTATCAAGAACTATATTTCTTGATAGGGGTTATGCATGAGGTGTAGTCATCTGTTTTCCCTGTGCAGTATCCCCATGTAGCTGGTACCAGGATGTTGTGCTGAGTGAGTCCCCCTCTGGGAGGGGATCCCAGTGTTCTGTCATATAGTCATGGTGTTTTATATATTCATCAGAtcatatactcacctgtatagaCATTTCCTTTGTAACAATTGTGTATTTGAACTGCAGGGGGGCGGAGTTGGGGAGTTATTATGAATGGTCTTTCTGGCAGTTCTCATCTAGCTGATGTCATTGAATGTGCAGGGAGCTCGGGGTGGAGTCGGCCGTATTGAGTAAGGACACACCTCCGGCTTCTGAGTGGTGCTcgcctgcacatgtgcagtaaagaCACAACGTCGCATGCTGGCCGTCAGAACTATGGGTCTGGTTTGCACATGCTGATTGGTTATAGCGTCTGCTAGGGGGTGTTGCTTTGCACATTTAAACTCAGCATTTTCTCGCGCCCCCCTATGGCTAAACATCAATGCCATGGGGGAAACGGGAGTCATATCATAAGACGCTAATGTGATTTAGATAGTGGTCAGTTAatctcctgtgcacaacaaaagcctctgatgattcatgctgacagggAGAGTGTTAGTATGTTGAAACGCCACTTCAGGCAAAGATTAAGATAatctcggctattgttttagccctaaagcaggcaaggggaattgagctgtctgagctgcctgtgatttatcagcagcagagcagctctacccggaTAACTACTTTAGCCTTagataggtgttactatccggttactctgtataccagcctgctaacaagtcctcttttgtaggcattttaatgcacagcagagagcttcagtgttttaacaaaatgaattattaactgtagctccagcttatgggaaggaaaaatctatagcagtggagttatttgccagccagtactctatagataacaaaggcggctatagcacacgttTTTCTAGCCCTGCTCTTGAtcccattatccacaacaaagataagaagtgtaacactagtggggtaaataaacgattgtggaggacggtgtgtcccactcccccacaggctaggtggttgcacataatcattacctttgtgaattttggggtattttataccacatttttgttatgttgtcttgtactaagtatagcttttaatacatatcaataaaagtgaaattttaaatacgtccctgatagttacctacctatctccaatttttgtttattaactagcattggttatctctactttaatttttgaattagattgcaagctttcaagactactaggtcttttcatcaggcatggtatgacacaatatctgaaggcatgcATACTCATACACAAAATGAGGCACATGAATCAAGTGACgggatggaaagcagtacacacaaataaataagttGAGAAAACAGCAAATTATCAGTTCAATGGATAGCTGGTTAATTTGTTAAACAGAGAGGACGAAATCATGTTGCACAAATATGAAGCTGGCTGATGAAGATCAGGTCTgcaataaggcctggttcacatttgtgttcggaATTTGGttcggggagtccgtatggggacacctgaacagaataccgaacgcattgacaaacgGTGAGCATATGAAAGCACACTaactccatagactatactggggtctgtgtgttttctgcgctgtgtccgcatggaacatgcggagagaaaagtacttcatgaactactttcctctccgcatgactcgtgcggacagtgcatggaaaaca carries:
- the LOC142195328 gene encoding C-X-C motif chemokine 11-like — its product is MYRSVIVVLCSLILLQTCVQSMSLVGKRRCLCKGQGANNVDLKQINRFEVYAPSGKCEKMEVVVKFKHGKRPMCLNPDTKLVKTLIEFAKKKVI